Below is a window of Vibrio sp. SS-MA-C1-2 DNA.
ACTGTAAAGCGGCATAAAGGGTTTGAGTTTTACCACTTCCTGTTGGACCTGTGACTAAAATTAAGCCTTGTTGTTGGTTTAGGTTATGGATGAATACTTTTTCTTGAAGCGGTGTGAGACCTAAATGTTCAATTGTAAGTAGAGTATTATCTGTATTTAGTAATCTTAGTACGGCTTTTTCACCATAAATTGTGGGTAAGATTGCCACGCGAATATCGCATTTTTTTTGCTGATAATTGAGCTGAAATCGCCCATCTTGTGGATGCCTTCGCTCCGATATATCAAGTTGAGACACAATTTTTATTCTTGATATGACAGGTTTAATATAGTGCTGAGGTAAGTGAGATAACTGGGTGAGCACACCATCGATTCTTTGTCTGATTAACAAGCCATTATGTTGAGCTTCAAAATGGATATCTGACGCTTTGCTAGAAAGTGCTTTGAGGATAAGCTCTGTTACTATTTTAGCTATCGGTGATGAATCATCTTCAATATCACTTTCCATTTGATTTTTATTTGGATGACTTTCAATCAGTTGCTCCAGTACAGCAAACGATTCAGAAGTTGAAGAGGATGACAGTGTTTGATTCTGTTGTTGGTACCCTTGTTGCCAAATAAGGTAATCAGAGTAGCGAACGAGATAGATTTTAGTTCTTCGTTGCAATATAAAAGAGATTAATAAGTGAGCTTGATGACAAATTGTTGGGTCATAAGTCAGTAGATCAATCTGGTTGTCATTGAGGTTTAAAGGCAGTAATTTTAACGCCTCGATGATTGAAACGATCTCCATTGGAGCTGGTATCAGCGGTTGTTGGGAAAAAGTGATCTCTTCTAATTGATAATAATCAATAAGCTGTTGAAATAATGTTTCTTGTTCAATCTCTTTAATTTGATAAAGGCGATCAATCAATGAAAGATTCCGTTCATTCTCTTTATTGCTCTGATCTTTTCGCTCTTTTAATATCTGATGATAGTCAGTAGCGGCTAATTTCCTATCCATATAGAGACGTTCCAGTAAGAGACCTTCATTTTCTCGATAGTTATGGGGTGTCATTAATTGCAACCTTTGGGGGTAACTTCACTATTGAGGTCTGTTTCACAAAGCCAACCACCATGTAGATTACGAGAAAGCGATATGATGTGATCTCGATTGCTACTTTTTTGGTTAAACGTCAGTGCAATTTTTCCTTCATCTCCTTGTGATCCTGTTGCTGTAACAGAGAGTATCCCAAGTTGATGATTTTCAGTTGTCCCGAGTTGAGTAAACTGAGCTTCGCTTCCTGCCGTTAGTGTTGGAAAACTCCCCTGAGTTGATAGGTGACTTTCGATATTAGTTTTGAGCGCGGATAGTGTTGCTAACCCTGCATTGGCTTCAGAACGTTTTACATAGTTGTCGTAACGCGGCAGCGCAATAGAGGCAAGTATGCCTATAACGGCGATAACGATCATTAATTCTAATAATGTAAAGCCTCGAATAAACTTTATGAGAAATTTATTACGGTTCATCTTTATTCCCCTTTTATATTTCAAATATCAGACATTTTTTTTTATTTAAGGTCGATGTGAAAAGAGGTTACTGCTTAGTATGGTGATTGATCTTGAGGAGAGATTAATTTTGGCAGCGGACTAACCATCTATAATGAAATAAGTGTTGTAGACTTAGTTAATAGGTTGAGCTGGATTGGAAAGTGGTTACGTAATTGATTTTAAGTTAACCGATTGAAACGTTAGGTTTACTATTATAATGAAAAGGCTTCTTTTGCTATTGCTGGCAAGAAAATAGAAGCCTTGTTGAGATTTATCGTTGGGTTGCGGTATCGATTAAGAGTTGAATCTCATTGAAAGATCCATCGCTTTAAGATGCTTAGTTAGTGCACCAACTGAGATATAATCAACCCCTGTTGCTGCAAATGTACTGATAGTTTTCAGTGTGACATCACCAGAGACTTCAAGGGCAACGCGTCCTTGGTTTAATGTCACAGCTTCAGCCATCATATCAACGGTGAAGTTATCCAGCATGACCACATCCGCTCCAGCATCAATTGCCAATTCAAGCTCTTTAATGCTTTCGACTTCTACTTCCACAGATTTCCCTGGGTGAAGTGACTTTGCTCTTGATATTGTTTTATCAATGCCACCACATGCAAGAATATGATTCTCTTTAATTAAGTAAGCATCAAACACACCGATACGATGATTGTAACCACCACCACAAGTGACTGCATATTTTAGGGCACTACGAAGACCAGGAATGGTTTTTCGGGTATCTAATAATTTTGTATTAGTGCCCGAAAGCTGTTCGACATAGGTCGCGGTTGTTGTCGCGCAGCCAGAAAGGGTTTGAATAAAGTTCATGGCATTACGTTCGCCAGTGAGCAAAACATGAGCTGGACCAGTTAATTCACATAATGTCTCATTTGGTGTGACTGTGTCGCCATCATCAACAAACCAAGTGATCGAAACTTGCCCTCCTAACTGTTTGAAGACTTCATCAGCCCACATTTTTCCGCAGAAGACACCGTGTTCTCGCGTAATAATCGTTGCAGTTGATTCGGTAGTTAAATCGATTAAATTGGCAGTAATATCTAAATTAAGGTCGATTGCACCACCTAAATCCTCTTTTAAAGTATCAGCGACACATCGAGACACCTCATGAGGGAGTTGTTGCTGTAAGTAAGCTAATCGAGCATTGTTATCGTGATTTTTTTCTTTCATATTGATTATTCGTTAGTGATTAAAAAGATGAGGATAGGGTTATAGCCCAAATTATTGGAGTTGCTAGTCGGCAGAGAGTAAAAGCCCATGACTATAGATATACTATATTATTGGGGTGAACGAACGTGTTCAACACTCTAGCAGCTTCAAGTAAGAAGGGTATATAAATAATACCCTTGCTGATAAGTTAATGCAGTAACAATCATCTCATTTTGATGATTTAATATTTATCATGGACTTAGTTTTAATTAAAATTAGGTGAACTTTTCCAATAACCTGTAAAGGCGTTGACTATGTTAATGATCGATGATCAGCACTGGCTGGTGGGGGTAACAAAGCGAGAGTCGCCGTTTTATGATCAAAGGCCGAATGAAGAGATCTCATTATTAGTTATCCACAACATCTCTTTACCTCCTGGTGAGTTTGGTGGTCCTTATATTGAAGATCTTTTTCTGGGGACTCTTGATACCAAACAACATCCTTTCTTTTCTATTTTAGAAGGGCTGGAAGTTTCTGCTCATTGTTTGATTCGTCGAGATGGTGAAGTGATTCAGTTTGTACCATTTAACGGTCGAGCGTGGCATGCAGGAAAATCCTCTTTTGCTGGACAGCAACGTTGTAATGATTTTGCGATTGGTATTGAGCTTGAAGGGACGGATACGACTGCTTATACCGAAATTCAATATCAAGTATTACAACATCTGGCTAATAAGCTGGTTAAAAAATACCCAAAGATAACCAAGGAGAGAATGACAGGACATCAATTTATTGCTGCAGACCGAAAAACTGATCCTGGACTAATTTTTGATTGGTCAAAATTAAAGTATCAAATATAGGGTATTTAACCTATTTCTTTATGGGTATTAACACGCCTCATTGTTAATCATTTGATCTATTTTTGTTGGCTTTTCGTTTCTTATCAATGGTGGAATATATGTATTCATGATTTGAATCAACTTTTTTCTGGACACTTAGCGACTATTTTGTTAACTTTTTTCACAGGATAGAAAATTGGTATTACCAATTTACTTTAGAGTCATTGAATATCAATTAGAGAGCGCAAGTAGACAAATGGCCTATCAAAGGATTAAACAACGCAAGCTATCGGATGTGATTCAGCAGAAGTTAGAGCAGTTGATCGTTGAAGGGGCACTTTCTCCTGGCTCGCAATTGCCTCCAGAAAGAGAGTTAGCGTTGCGTTTTGACGTTTCTCGACCTTCAATTCGAGAAGCAATTCAATGTCTAGAAGCGAAGAATGTAGTCGTTCGACGTCAAGGAGGAGGTACGTTTGTCAGTGACTCTTTATGGCCAAGCTTTACAGATCCATTGACTAACCTACTTTCAGATTATCCTGATGCTCAGCTCGACCTGCTTGAATCTCGACATGCTTTAGAGGGGATTTCATCCTACTTTGCTGCATTGCGTGGAACTGAACAAGATTTTTCCCAAATTCTAGATGCCAATGAAACCATCAATAATGCACAAGCAAGTGGTGATTTAGCACTAGAATCGAAGGCGATTGTTCAGTATCTCGTCACGGTAACTGAAGCGGCGCATAATGTGGTTCTCCTTCATATAGTGAAGAGCTTATCACCGCTACTTGAAAAAAATGTTAGCCACAACTTGCAATCGCTTTACCGCCGAGAAGGTTTAGCAGAAAAAATTCGTGCTCACCGAGCGAATATCGTCAAGGCGGTTATCTCTGGAAAACCTGAAAAGGCTAGAGCTGCTTCCCATGACCATTTAGCTTATATAGAAGAAACTTTATTAGAGTTGGATCGTGAAGATAGCCGCATTGAGCGCTCTTTACGCCGAGTCCAACAACGAGATGTAACGGGCAATATTTTTTAACCCATTACTACCTAAATTACCTGTTTTGTATCGATAACAAAAGAAAGGATATATCACATGTCTGAAGTCATTAAAAACGACGTAGATGCACTAGAAACTCAAGATTGGCTACAAGCACTTGAATCAGTTGTTCGTGAAGAAGGTGTTGAGCGCGCTCAATATCTATTAGAGCAAGTGATGGATAAAGCTCGTTTAGATGGTGTAGATATGCCAACGGGCATCACTACAAACTATGTAAACACTATCCCTGCGGATAAAGAGTTTGCTTATCCTGGTGATGTAAATCTAGAGCGTAGCATCCGTTCAATCATTCGCTGGAATGCGATTATGATTGTTCTACGAGCTTCTAAAAAAGATTTAGAGCTTGGCGGCCACATGGCTTCTTTCCAATCGTCAGCAGCATTCTATGAAGTTTGTTTTAACCACTTCTTCCGTGCTCCAAACGAAGTTGATGGTGGTGACTTAGTTTATTATCAAGGTCATATCTCTCCTGGTATCTATGCACGTGCATTCGTTGAAGGACGTTTAACGGCAGACCAACTTGATAATTTCCGTCAAGAAGTTGATGGCAAAGGTATCCCTTCTTATCCTCACCCGAAATTAATGCCTGAATTCTGGCAGTTCCCAACCGTTTCGATGGGTCTTGGTCCAATCTCATCTATCTATCAAGCACGCTTCTTGAAGTACCTTGATGGTCGTGGTCTTAAAAAGACTTCTAACCAGCGTGTATATGCATTCCTAGGTGATGGTGAGATGGATGAGCCAGAATCACGTGGTGCAATCTCATTCGCTGCCCGTGAAAAACTGGACAATCTATGTTTTGTTATCAACTGTAACCTACAGCGCCTAGATGGCCCTGTAATGGGTAACGGTAAGATCATTCAAGAGCTAGAAGGCCTATTTAAAGGTGCAGGCTGGAATGTGATTAAAGTTGTATGGGGTAGCGGTTGGGATAAGCTTCTTGCTAAAGATACAACAGGTAAACTACTACAGCTTATGAATGAAACTGTAGATGGTGATTACCAAACACTGAAATCTAAAGATGGTGCTTACGTTCGTGAACACTTCTTCGGTAAGTACCCAGAAACAGCAGCACTTGTTGCTGACATGACTGATGACCAAATTTATGCGCTTAAGCGTGGCGGTCATGAGCCATCTAAACTTTACAGTGCATTTAAAACGGCTCAAGAGACTGAAGGCCGTCCAACTGTAATCCTAGCTAAGACCGTTAAAGGTTATGGCATGGGTGATGCTGCTGAAGGTAAGAACATCGCTCACCAAGTTAAGAAGATGGACATGACTCACGTTCAACAGTTACGTGATCGTCTACACCTTCAGGATCTTGTTTCTGATGAAGCAGTGAAAGATCTACCTTACTTAACACTTGAGAAAGGCAGCGCAGAATATAACTACCTTCACCAACGTCGTGAAGCGCTAAATGGTTATACTCCACAGCGTCTACCAAACTTCACAGAAGATCTAGCGATTCCTGAAGTTGAAGAGTTCAAACCGCTACTAGAAGAGCAGAAGCGTGATATCTCTACCACTATGGCATTTGTTCGTGGTCTGAATATCCTACTTAAGAACAAGAGCATTGGTAAGAATATCGTTCCTATCGTTGCCGATGAAGCGCGTACATTCGGTATGGAAGGTCTGTTCCGCCAGATTGGTATCTATAACCCACATGGTCAGAATTATACGCCTCAAGATCGCGATATCGTTTCTTACTATAAAGAAGCAACATCAGGTCAAGTTTTACAAGAAGGTATTAACGAACTAGGTGCAATGTCTTCATGGGTATCTGCTGCAACATCATACAGCACCAATGATCTACCGATGATCCCGTTCTATATCTACTACTCAATGTTTGGTTTCCAACGTGTAGGTGATATGGCTTGGATGGCGGGTGACCAACAAGCTCGTGGTTTCCTACTTGGTGCAACAGCGGGTCGTACAACACTAAACGGTGAAGGTCTGCAGCACGAAGATGGTCACAGCCACATCATGGCAAATACGGTTCCTAACTGTATCTCTTATGACCCAACTTTCGCATACGAAGTTGCTGTTATCATGCAAGATGGTCTACGTCGCATGTATGGTAAAGATCAAGAGAACATCTATTACTACCTAACAGTAATGAATGAAAACTATCATCAGCCAGCAATGCCAGAAGGCACTGAAGAAGGTATCCGTAAAGGTATCTATAAGCTTGAAGATTACGCTGGTGAGAAAGGCAAAGTTCAGCTACTAAGTTCAGGAACGATAATGAACGAAGTTCGTAAAGCGGCTGAAATCTTAAGCGAAGAGTACGGTATCGGTTCTGATGTATTCTCTGTGACGTCTTTCAATGAATTGACTCGTGATGGTCAAGAAGTTGAGCGTTGGAATATGCTACATCCAGAAGCTGAGCAGCAAGTACCATATATCACAACAGCATTAGGCAATGAGCCAACAATTGCTGCAACGGATTATATGAAAAACTACGCTGAGCAAGTACGTGCATTCGTTCCTGCTGATTCATATAAAGTACTGGGTACTGATGGCTTTGGTCGTTCAGATAGCCGTGCAAACCTACGTCGTCACTTCGAAGTCAATGCAAGCTACGTTGTTGTTGCAGCATTAACTGAGTTGGCTAAACGTGGTGATATCGAGAAGAGCGTTGTGACTGAAGCGATCGCTAAATTCGACATCGATACAAATAAATTAAACCCACTACACGCATAAGGGCTGGAACAATGGCAATTGAAATTAACGTACCAGATATCGGTGCCGATGAAGTAGAAGTTACTGAGATTTTAGTCAACGTTGGCGACAAAGTTGAAGAAGAGCAGTCACTAATTACGGTTGAAGGCGATAAAGCTTCTATGGAAGTTCCAGCATCTCAAGCTGGTGTAGTAAAAGAGATCAAAATCAATGTTGGCGACAATGTTGCAACCGGTTCTTTAATCATGGTTTTTGAAGCTGAAGGCGCAACAGAATCAGCGCCTGCAGTCGCGGCTGCACCTGCAGCAGTCGCTCCGGCAGCAGTCGCTCCGGCAGCATCAGCTGAACTAAAAGAAGTTCATGTTCCTGATATCGGCGGTGATGCCGTTGAAGTTACTGAAATCATGGTTGCAGTGGGTGATGCTGTTGAAGAAGAGCAATCACTACTGACAGTTGAAGGCGATAAAGCTTCAATGGAAGTCCCTGCACCTTTCGCTGGTGTAATTAAAGAGATTAAAGTTGCTACTGGTGACAGTGTTGAAACGGGTTCTTTAATTATGGTCTTTGAAGTAGCAGGATCTGGCGCTCCAGCTGCACCTGTTGCTCAAGCCGCAGCGCCTCAAGCAGCACCAGCAGTTGCATCACTACAGGAAGTGAATGTTCCTGATATCGGTGATGATGAAGTTGAAGTAACAGAAGTGATGGTTTCAGTTGGTGATACGGTTGAAGAAGAGCAATCTCTCATTACCGTTGAAGGCGATAAAGCATCGATGGAAGTACCAGCTCCATTTGCAGGTGTAGTTAAAGAGATTAAGATCAATACTGGAGATAAGGTTTCGACTGGCTCTCTAATTATGGTATTTGAAACGGTTTCTGCGTCAGCTCCAGCAGCGCCTGTAGCGCAAGCGGCTGCTCCTGTTGCAGCGCAAGCTCCTACGGCGGCATCAAAACCTGCTTCATCAGCTCCGACTAATAGCGGCAAAGATAACTTTGTTGAAAACAATGAGTATGCACATGCATCACCTGTTGTTCGTCGTTTAGCGCGTGAATTTGGTGTTAACCTTGCTAAAGTTAAAGGTACTGGCCGTAAGAACCGCGTACTTAAAGAAGATATTCAATCTTTCGTTAAAGACGCACTGAAACGTCTAGAGTCTGGTGCAGCATCAGGTAAAGGCGACGGTTCAGCGCTTGGTTTACTACCTTGGCCGAAAGTTGATTTCACTAAGTTTGGTGAAATTGAAACTAAGCCTCTATCTAAGATCAAGAAGATCTCTGGCGCAAACCTGCACCGTAACTGGGTCATGATCCCGCACGTTACACAGTGGGATAATGCAGATATCACCGCACTAGAAGCGTTCCGTAAAGAGCAGAATGCGATGGAAGCTAAGCGCGAGACAAGCATGAAGATTACGCCACTTGTGTTTATCATGAAA
It encodes the following:
- the nadC gene encoding carboxylating nicotinate-nucleotide diphosphorylase, with the protein product MKEKNHDNNARLAYLQQQLPHEVSRCVADTLKEDLGGAIDLNLDITANLIDLTTESTATIITREHGVFCGKMWADEVFKQLGGQVSITWFVDDGDTVTPNETLCELTGPAHVLLTGERNAMNFIQTLSGCATTTATYVEQLSGTNTKLLDTRKTIPGLRSALKYAVTCGGGYNHRIGVFDAYLIKENHILACGGIDKTISRAKSLHPGKSVEVEVESIKELELAIDAGADVVMLDNFTVDMMAEAVTLNQGRVALEVSGDVTLKTISTFAATGVDYISVGALTKHLKAMDLSMRFNS
- the aceF gene encoding pyruvate dehydrogenase complex dihydrolipoyllysine-residue acetyltransferase, which encodes MAIEINVPDIGADEVEVTEILVNVGDKVEEEQSLITVEGDKASMEVPASQAGVVKEIKINVGDNVATGSLIMVFEAEGATESAPAVAAAPAAVAPAAVAPAASAELKEVHVPDIGGDAVEVTEIMVAVGDAVEEEQSLLTVEGDKASMEVPAPFAGVIKEIKVATGDSVETGSLIMVFEVAGSGAPAAPVAQAAAPQAAPAVASLQEVNVPDIGDDEVEVTEVMVSVGDTVEEEQSLITVEGDKASMEVPAPFAGVVKEIKINTGDKVSTGSLIMVFETVSASAPAAPVAQAAAPVAAQAPTAASKPASSAPTNSGKDNFVENNEYAHASPVVRRLAREFGVNLAKVKGTGRKNRVLKEDIQSFVKDALKRLESGAASGKGDGSALGLLPWPKVDFTKFGEIETKPLSKIKKISGANLHRNWVMIPHVTQWDNADITALEAFRKEQNAMEAKRETSMKITPLVFIMKAVAKALEAFPAFNSSLSEDGQSLILKKYINVGIAVDTPNGLVVPVFKDVNKKGIHELSNELKAISKKAREGKLTAGDMQGGCFTISSLGGLGGTAFTPIVNAPEVGILGVSKSEMKPVWNGKDFEPRLMLPLSLSYDHRVIDGAEGARFVTYLNGVLSDIRRLVL
- the pdhR gene encoding pyruvate dehydrogenase complex transcriptional repressor PdhR, producing MAYQRIKQRKLSDVIQQKLEQLIVEGALSPGSQLPPERELALRFDVSRPSIREAIQCLEAKNVVVRRQGGGTFVSDSLWPSFTDPLTNLLSDYPDAQLDLLESRHALEGISSYFAALRGTEQDFSQILDANETINNAQASGDLALESKAIVQYLVTVTEAAHNVVLLHIVKSLSPLLEKNVSHNLQSLYRREGLAEKIRAHRANIVKAVISGKPEKARAASHDHLAYIEETLLELDREDSRIERSLRRVQQRDVTGNIF
- a CDS encoding pilin, which translates into the protein MNRNKFLIKFIRGFTLLELMIVIAVIGILASIALPRYDNYVKRSEANAGLATLSALKTNIESHLSTQGSFPTLTAGSEAQFTQLGTTENHQLGILSVTATGSQGDEGKIALTFNQKSSNRDHIISLSRNLHGGWLCETDLNSEVTPKGCN
- a CDS encoding GspE/PulE family protein, whose protein sequence is MTPHNYRENEGLLLERLYMDRKLAATDYHQILKERKDQSNKENERNLSLIDRLYQIKEIEQETLFQQLIDYYQLEEITFSQQPLIPAPMEIVSIIEALKLLPLNLNDNQIDLLTYDPTICHQAHLLISFILQRRTKIYLVRYSDYLIWQQGYQQQNQTLSSSSTSESFAVLEQLIESHPNKNQMESDIEDDSSPIAKIVTELILKALSSKASDIHFEAQHNGLLIRQRIDGVLTQLSHLPQHYIKPVISRIKIVSQLDISERRHPQDGRFQLNYQQKKCDIRVAILPTIYGEKAVLRLLNTDNTLLTIEHLGLTPLQEKVFIHNLNQQQGLILVTGPTGSGKTQTLYAALQCLNNDNVNISTAEDPVEIRLPGLNQVQINPAISFDFSDALKTFLRQDPDIIMIGEIRDFETADIAMKAAQTGHLVLSTLHTNSAYQTILRLENIGVQRFNIAATVRLIIAQRLVRKLCIHCRINMKNNIYRANLPGCPYCQKGYKGRHGIFELLPVTPQLIENLSDTHIKPPSLNKPSRPRTILESSEMIEESSGFIPLRQQAQELVFKGITDQQEICRVLGQ
- the aceE gene encoding pyruvate dehydrogenase (acetyl-transferring), homodimeric type; amino-acid sequence: MSEVIKNDVDALETQDWLQALESVVREEGVERAQYLLEQVMDKARLDGVDMPTGITTNYVNTIPADKEFAYPGDVNLERSIRSIIRWNAIMIVLRASKKDLELGGHMASFQSSAAFYEVCFNHFFRAPNEVDGGDLVYYQGHISPGIYARAFVEGRLTADQLDNFRQEVDGKGIPSYPHPKLMPEFWQFPTVSMGLGPISSIYQARFLKYLDGRGLKKTSNQRVYAFLGDGEMDEPESRGAISFAAREKLDNLCFVINCNLQRLDGPVMGNGKIIQELEGLFKGAGWNVIKVVWGSGWDKLLAKDTTGKLLQLMNETVDGDYQTLKSKDGAYVREHFFGKYPETAALVADMTDDQIYALKRGGHEPSKLYSAFKTAQETEGRPTVILAKTVKGYGMGDAAEGKNIAHQVKKMDMTHVQQLRDRLHLQDLVSDEAVKDLPYLTLEKGSAEYNYLHQRREALNGYTPQRLPNFTEDLAIPEVEEFKPLLEEQKRDISTTMAFVRGLNILLKNKSIGKNIVPIVADEARTFGMEGLFRQIGIYNPHGQNYTPQDRDIVSYYKEATSGQVLQEGINELGAMSSWVSAATSYSTNDLPMIPFYIYYSMFGFQRVGDMAWMAGDQQARGFLLGATAGRTTLNGEGLQHEDGHSHIMANTVPNCISYDPTFAYEVAVIMQDGLRRMYGKDQENIYYYLTVMNENYHQPAMPEGTEEGIRKGIYKLEDYAGEKGKVQLLSSGTIMNEVRKAAEILSEEYGIGSDVFSVTSFNELTRDGQEVERWNMLHPEAEQQVPYITTALGNEPTIAATDYMKNYAEQVRAFVPADSYKVLGTDGFGRSDSRANLRRHFEVNASYVVVAALTELAKRGDIEKSVVTEAIAKFDIDTNKLNPLHA
- the ampD gene encoding 1,6-anhydro-N-acetylmuramyl-L-alanine amidase AmpD, whose translation is MIDDQHWLVGVTKRESPFYDQRPNEEISLLVIHNISLPPGEFGGPYIEDLFLGTLDTKQHPFFSILEGLEVSAHCLIRRDGEVIQFVPFNGRAWHAGKSSFAGQQRCNDFAIGIELEGTDTTAYTEIQYQVLQHLANKLVKKYPKITKERMTGHQFIAADRKTDPGLIFDWSKLKYQI